The following are from one region of the Corynebacterium hindlerae genome:
- a CDS encoding 3'(2'),5'-bisphosphate nucleotidase CysQ, whose amino-acid sequence MTASIDDARLTYRLALGTGEILKGVRGVGLLRDRGLGDAGDELSQNWLARVLAQHRPDDGVLSEEAADDQSRLSKERVWIIDPLDGTKEFAGGRQDWAVHIALVENGIPIHAAVGLPDLGVVFTSAESKAVEGPLSRKFVVSRNRAPKVAQHIADNMGSELVPMGSAGAKAMHVLLGDADAYIHAGGQYEWDSAAPVGVAKAAGLHCSRLNGNNLTYNNKDTYMPDLLICRPELADEIIEHANSYLESHGSY is encoded by the coding sequence ATGACTGCTTCGATTGATGACGCACGCCTCACGTACCGCCTTGCTTTGGGCACCGGCGAAATCCTGAAAGGTGTCCGTGGCGTTGGCTTGCTGCGGGACCGCGGCCTTGGCGACGCCGGCGATGAACTCTCTCAAAACTGGCTCGCGCGCGTGTTGGCGCAGCACCGCCCTGACGACGGCGTTCTCTCCGAGGAAGCCGCCGACGACCAGTCCCGTCTGAGCAAGGAACGCGTCTGGATCATTGACCCGCTGGATGGCACCAAGGAGTTCGCAGGTGGCCGCCAGGACTGGGCAGTGCACATTGCACTCGTGGAAAATGGCATCCCGATTCACGCCGCCGTTGGCTTGCCAGACTTGGGGGTTGTTTTCACCTCCGCCGAGTCCAAGGCTGTCGAGGGCCCCCTGTCTCGTAAGTTTGTGGTGTCGCGTAACCGCGCGCCAAAGGTAGCCCAGCACATCGCGGACAACATGGGGTCCGAACTGGTGCCCATGGGTTCCGCTGGCGCGAAGGCAATGCATGTGCTGCTTGGCGACGCCGACGCCTACATCCACGCCGGTGGCCAGTACGAATGGGACTCTGCTGCGCCAGTGGGCGTAGCTAAGGCTGCTGGCCTGCACTGCTCCCGCTTGAACGGTAACAACCTGACGTACAACAACAAGGACACCTACATGCCAGATCTGCTCATCTGCCGTCCTGAGCTGGCGGATGAGATTATTGAGCATGCAAACTCCTACCTGGAGTCGCACGGTTCCTACTAG